A single genomic interval of Aureliella helgolandensis harbors:
- a CDS encoding phage terminase large subunit has product MRICPVPISRSQKQFRTSDAWLTGFCGGRGAGKTKIGAVDVHQKAKPGEPWMAISPDNNMIRETTLPTFLETVRFTGDYIDDRMSPVPRVWFRTRWGGKAEIVFKGAEVPDKLRGPNKAGIWFDEASIICKEAFDIAIACCRYKGKMGPVTATYTPRGFKHWTFESFYELVDDAMIGTKGFMPESLECFQGRFYRARPDSKLVRCATRDNPFAPPEYVQRIGQNYSSAMALQELEGDFIEISGLIFKREWFAETVPHAPARASRVRYWDKAATADGGCFTVGLLMALDDRGVYYIEDIVRGQWSAYSRNKIMLETAKRDAIKYGGSVLTYIEQEGGGDGKTVVDDLISLLSEFPVYRDVVSGGQWRIKGSVRLPGDAKVRRSLPFQAQAEAGNVVLVDGKWHGDFLDEITMFPEYAFADQVDAASGAQKKLKQSAPIFGAGAERSTEPLEESKYGKTVDLGRESAVSRWGDLPWNQVGGE; this is encoded by the coding sequence ATGCGCATTTGTCCTGTACCCATTTCACGGTCCCAAAAGCAGTTTCGCACATCCGACGCCTGGCTGACCGGCTTCTGTGGTGGCCGGGGTGCTGGTAAGACCAAAATCGGGGCCGTCGATGTTCACCAAAAGGCAAAGCCTGGTGAACCATGGATGGCGATCAGTCCCGATAACAACATGATCCGGGAGACGACCCTCCCGACATTTCTTGAGACGGTTCGTTTTACCGGGGATTACATCGACGATCGAATGTCGCCAGTGCCGCGTGTCTGGTTTCGCACGCGATGGGGCGGCAAAGCAGAGATCGTGTTCAAGGGCGCGGAGGTTCCAGACAAGCTGCGGGGCCCCAACAAGGCTGGGATCTGGTTCGACGAAGCTTCGATCATCTGCAAGGAAGCGTTTGACATAGCAATCGCTTGCTGTCGCTACAAAGGGAAGATGGGGCCCGTCACAGCAACCTACACACCGCGGGGGTTCAAACACTGGACGTTCGAGAGCTTCTATGAGCTGGTCGACGATGCGATGATTGGCACGAAGGGTTTCATGCCCGAATCGCTGGAGTGCTTCCAGGGTAGGTTCTACCGGGCCAGGCCAGATTCGAAGCTGGTCCGCTGTGCTACTCGCGATAATCCCTTTGCTCCTCCTGAGTATGTCCAGCGCATTGGGCAGAACTACTCATCAGCCATGGCGCTGCAAGAACTGGAAGGGGACTTCATTGAGATCAGCGGACTGATTTTCAAGCGAGAGTGGTTCGCTGAAACGGTTCCCCATGCTCCTGCTCGAGCATCTCGTGTTCGCTACTGGGATAAGGCTGCAACGGCCGATGGGGGCTGCTTCACGGTGGGTCTGCTAATGGCGCTCGATGACCGGGGCGTGTACTACATCGAAGACATTGTTCGCGGTCAGTGGTCGGCGTATTCCCGCAACAAAATCATGCTTGAAACAGCTAAACGCGATGCGATCAAGTATGGCGGGAGTGTGCTGACTTATATCGAGCAAGAAGGAGGTGGCGACGGCAAGACGGTAGTCGATGATCTGATAAGCCTCTTGTCTGAGTTTCCCGTCTATCGCGACGTTGTCAGTGGAGGGCAATGGCGCATAAAGGGGAGCGTGCGATTGCCTGGCGATGCCAAGGTCAGGAGGTCATTGCCGTTCCAGGCGCAGGCAGAGGCAGGGAACGTAGTTTTAGTTGACGGCAAGTGGCACGGGGACTTCCTAGATGAAATCACCATGTTCCCCGAATATGCGTTTGCGGATCAGGTTGACGCGGCTTCCGGCGCACAGAAGAAGCTCAAGCAATCGGCTCCCATCTTTGGTGCTGGTGCGGAACGTTCAACAGAGCCGCTTGAAGAGTCTAAGTACGGCAAGACGGTTGACCTGGGGAGAGAGAGTGCGGTTAGCCGTTGGGGTGATCTACCTTGGAATCAAGTTGGAGGTGAGTAG
- a CDS encoding KTSC domain-containing protein, protein MSILSRLANRASRYIKARVQSTLGARSRARPPGNMRTSSGKPPIRPYGSSPGAPPVVGGPGVDGHSGATGLSGVLAAERRRNDENGDDDDFDDIQLLGRDAGYDQEEFQRLEPKMRRVSSSNVFSYAFEMETARQGILYVTFLDYTPKDAGGDGSKKNSPGSTYAYYDFPLAKFKQFEAMAASTAGGAVWDYCRVRHSGFEHQHSYRLVQSAGDYIPRKATAGGWKARSVPTLGIGKRSARRSTLKPRTMHFRAQANNGAPNRGAPNRGNPNRGS, encoded by the coding sequence ATGTCAATTCTTTCAAGACTCGCTAATAGAGCAAGCCGCTACATCAAGGCTCGCGTGCAATCGACGCTGGGAGCACGCTCCAGAGCCCGTCCTCCCGGCAACATGCGTACCAGCTCAGGGAAGCCCCCTATTCGCCCCTACGGTAGTAGTCCTGGTGCGCCTCCTGTTGTTGGTGGCCCTGGTGTTGATGGCCACTCTGGAGCGACAGGCTTATCTGGAGTGTTGGCAGCCGAGCGTCGTCGCAACGATGAGAATGGCGACGACGATGACTTCGATGACATTCAGCTACTTGGCCGTGATGCTGGGTATGACCAAGAGGAGTTCCAGAGACTTGAACCAAAAATGCGTCGAGTGAGCAGCTCCAATGTGTTCAGCTACGCATTCGAAATGGAAACGGCACGGCAGGGGATTCTCTACGTCACATTCCTCGACTACACGCCCAAAGATGCGGGCGGGGATGGATCGAAGAAGAACTCTCCTGGTTCAACCTACGCCTACTACGACTTCCCACTGGCGAAGTTCAAGCAATTTGAGGCGATGGCAGCCTCCACTGCGGGCGGTGCTGTGTGGGACTATTGCCGTGTACGCCATTCCGGATTTGAGCACCAACACAGTTACCGGCTCGTTCAGTCAGCGGGGGATTACATCCCCCGCAAAGCCACCGCTGGCGGTTGGAAAGCTCGTAGCGTCCCAACTCTGGGGATTGGAAAGCGGTCTGCTCGTCGGTCGACCCTGAAGCCCAGAACGATGCATTTCAGGGCACAGGCGAATAACGGCGCTCCCAACAGGGGTGCACCAAACCGAGGGAATCCGAATCGAGGCAGCTGA